GTCTCCAAGTACGGTAAGGACGATTCTCTCTACCCAAAGGACCTCAAGAAACGTGCTATTGTAGACCAGAGGCTTCACTATAGCAACGATGTCTTCTATGTCCTCAGGAGGATCACGGTGAGTGATGTAGTTGTAGATTTTCTTTTAGTCTCTTACAATCCActtaatttacatatttgtatCACACAGCTTTGAATTCATCCAATACAAAGAGTATGAAAGAGTATAAGAGTATTAGTTATTTTTGAGTAACAGTTGTCatgaaagttgtatttaaaatgtatcaaaaattattgtatcattaaaaaaataattttctcaagGTGTTTTACCTTATTTGAATTATGTTTCCATAATAAAACACTGACACAAATTTGTAtgtgcaaataaataataactatgcTGAGTGTGAGGAAAACTAAGCAGAAAAAGCTATTTAAAGGCAAAGGTATTTCTGttacgattttttttttatttcgcaaTTAACAAGTGAATACTTCTGATAAAAACCAAGCAATAAATATGgttaatgtacttttattaaCTGTCTGGTgtttgcaattatattttataaaatttccacaGAAAACTCTTTATGAATGATTGAGAAGGTTAATATTTGTCTTCCAATGGTAACGTTAAACTAAAACAACTTTTCCAACACAATACATCTCTTCCTTGAGAAATAAACCTGAAACACAAGTTTAACTGTACAGAGAAACTAACATAACAAAATCAGCACAGAACACAAAACACTACACAACTAAAAACTCATAACTAAAAACCACATATGACACAAAAAATTATAGTGAGCACTTTACATAGCTGATTGTATACAAACTCatcaaagaaaatatagaaaaaaatctaacCATGCCTCATtctattaaacacttttttagcATTAAAAATGCCAAATCTCCTTTATTTTACTGATAGTGtctataagttaaataaaaattaaatattccagaGAAAAATATTACTGGGTCAACTGAAAGTGCTATCTGAAGATTACATCCACCGAGTGAGAGAGATCCAAATGAACATGGAGAAATTGTTGGAGGGCCACAAGTTCATGGCTGGGGACACCCTTACTGTGGCGGACTATAGTTACATCACTCTGGTCGACGTTCTAGAGGTAAACATGGCTAGAACTGTTTTGGGGGGTTTGTCATCTCCAGTATGGGAGATCTAGATGATCAAAGTCATCATGGAGAAATTTCTGGAGGGTCATGTGTTCATGGCTGGGGACACCCTTACTGTGGCGGACTATAGTTACATCACTCTGGTCGACGTTCTAGAGGTAAACATGGCTAGAACTGTTTTGGGGGGTTTGTCATCTCCAGTATGGGAGATCTAGATGATCAAAGTCATCATGGAGAAATTTCTGGAGGGTCATGTGTTCATGGCTGGGGACATTGTTACTTTGGTAGACAACAGCTACATTACTCTCATTCTGAAGGTAAACGTGGTTATGATAGTGGTGTTGTTTTTTTTCCCAATAGGGAAGGAGGTTTAGATAAATAGAAAAACTGATGGAGGGCCGGAACTCATCTCTAGGGACTCCTCTACTAAGGGGGACTACAGTAAATATCTCTGATAAACATTCTGAAACTAAATGTGGATGGTTGTGCAGTTTTTCCTAAGCacagagaaaataaaatgtaatatactattgttttaaatgttaggTATATTTGTGATTTAAGGtgtacaaaaatagttatttattatacaaacaataacattttatcattatatgTCTACATTTTCAGGTTTTTCAGCCGATGGAAAACAGATTTCCTCACATAAAGGCTTGGGAAGCACGTTGCAAAGCTTCCATGAAAAGCTTTGACTATGTTAACAAAAAAGGTGCAGCGGAAATCATTGCAAAAATCAAAGATGGCTTGTCTTCAATGGAAAATATATTTGCTACTTAAATGCAGAGGATTTCTGATTGGATTTAAACCCTGATTCTCTTTCCGGCACTTGAGCTGTGATGAGTTTCAAAAACTCTGTAAtcaattgatttaataaatcctCATGAACTTCATTGTTGGatttaaagcaaaactttaaaaatactataacagGTCTTAAAACAAACTAAAGGCCTTTCTATTATGttctattgttgatttttaaagtGTTGTGATTATCACCTTACCACACTTGCAGGAATTTTCACCAATGGAAGACAAGTTTCCACAGATCCAGGCTTGGGCATCACGATGTTACGCCACCATCAAGGACTTCGATCTCGTCAACAAGAAAGGAGCTAAGGAAATAATTTCCCAAATCAAGGAAGGATTGTCTTTGGTTGAACACTTTTGAATAGCttgtttttttaggtttattgttCGGGATAGACAAATTACGATAATTAAATCGCAGCTGACTCAAAATGACAACCAGCATAtgcataaaatacataaaactgtgaataattatattgcatttttattagtAACTTACTCAGTGACTACTGCAATACCGATACCATTTGAAAAAATGAACAGTCAATTGAATTAGTTcctattttctaaacttttacattggttagtgtttatttttggtttgaaccaacacttttaaattgtacaaCTCCACTTCAGAGTTATTAGTTTCTTACTTGACTTTCCCTCATGTATTTCTTCCTCTTGTCATGATACAACCGTTGAAACTTTTCTTTGAATTCATTGTTGTCAAAAACGTGaatatgtgttaaaaatgtttcccTCTTCCTTTAGGCACACAGCCTGATTTGTTAGCCTCCCGTGTTATTTAATTAAGAGATCTTTATTCTAATTGTTATTTCACATTGattaagttcaaaattttatttttccatcttTGATTCCGTCTGGACACTATACAGCATGTTAAAACTGTGTGGgtaaatatttatggatattgttgaataggtgaaaataaacaaaacagttgtTCTAACACTATGGTTGGTTTTGTTTCATTTAGCATCTGtctcaagaacgtagccaggaaaacattttgggagggatccagacaactgatatttttcctgtagtggacagagagtaaggccccattttgttgcttaaaaagttcttgacccgtttctttgttgagaacaatcagcattacatgtcagtaatactgaattatttaaataataataatcgtttactaacaAAAGTCTGGGGG
This Homalodisca vitripennis isolate AUS2020 chromosome 3, UT_GWSS_2.1, whole genome shotgun sequence DNA region includes the following protein-coding sequences:
- the LOC124357962 gene encoding glutathione S-transferase D5-like isoform X2, which gives rise to MPLVLHYLSLSPPARTVDLVIHALGLAAEYKVVDTLNKEQFKPEFLKLNPLHTIPVIVDDGFVLWESHAIITYLVSKYGKDDSLYPKDLKKRAIVDQRLHYSNDVFYVLRRITRKILLGQLKVLSEDYIHRVREIQMNMEKLLEGHKFMAGDTLTVADYSYITLVDVLEEFSPMEDKFPQIQAWASRCYATIKDFDLVNKKGAKEIISQIKEGLSLVEHF
- the LOC124357962 gene encoding glutathione S-transferase D5-like isoform X1; amino-acid sequence: MPLVLHYLSLSPPARTVDLVIHALGLAAEYKVVDTLNKEQFKPEFLKLNPLHTIPVIVDDGFVLWESHAIITYLVSKYGKDDSLYPKDLKKRAIVDQRLHYSNDVFYVLRRITRKILLGQLKVLSEDYIHRVREIQMNMEKLLEGHKFMAGDTLTVADYSYITLVDVLEVFQPMENRFPHIKAWEARCKASMKSFDYVNKKGAAEIIAKIKDGLSSMENIFAT